The following coding sequences lie in one Azospirillum humicireducens genomic window:
- a CDS encoding GTPase domain-containing protein, with translation MFWLNIKNNKRDNQLLEDPSYSAAVIIGEAKGPLKREIAEIWRHLDWSHPSVAFYGETNAGKSTLIEALRLLFRSHGDRPGESIGDGRPDYTRDTASHPCSCDDARFNLLDVPGIEGNEAKVAAEIESALHRAHIVFYVTADARPPQSSGGDKGRTGTLEKIKRHLKPQAKVWAVYNKKITNPRQISNPIVSEDETQSLAIGENSLDGKMREVLGNHYQGHVVLSALPGFLALADELPYDSRFAPQREKFLNRVNAEEMLAFSGIAEFGALLKREVPTQDQIAQANIRKLHPPIAKAINHLEQEAETQFGRPADELRKQLKKLGPELGLIADDASKAVSRLIDEVTNICIKNMRKKMLEEIDKGLSDDSALKKKIEEILAEEQVGLAKTINSKVRAAAENAYKSCKEALRLVEKYLKDVNAFNSKIFSLSFSHAVEVNTSSGIDWIGLTTAAAAATLLTGGVAAIIAGFGILLGAIRSIWNFFDSDYHKSQQKQELNKNLDEIKPKLRENVKQALQKVETDLRTHILGVIDPLQSVERNFEAAANSVRAAAGDLKSLAQNPSRICQYAESAS, from the coding sequence GTGTTTTGGCTCAATATTAAAAATAATAAGCGCGATAATCAACTATTGGAGGATCCTTCATATTCAGCCGCTGTAATCATCGGAGAGGCCAAAGGTCCGCTCAAGCGTGAAATTGCGGAGATATGGAGGCATCTGGACTGGAGCCATCCCAGCGTTGCATTTTATGGCGAAACCAACGCTGGCAAATCGACTTTGATTGAAGCGCTGCGGCTCTTGTTTCGCTCTCATGGAGATAGGCCAGGCGAATCCATCGGGGACGGTCGGCCTGACTATACGCGCGATACCGCCAGTCACCCATGTTCCTGTGACGATGCCCGCTTCAACCTGCTTGATGTGCCGGGGATCGAGGGCAACGAGGCAAAAGTTGCGGCTGAAATCGAAAGCGCTCTTCACCGGGCCCATATCGTTTTCTACGTGACGGCGGATGCCCGGCCGCCACAGAGCAGCGGTGGCGACAAAGGGCGAACGGGAACATTGGAAAAAATCAAGCGGCATCTTAAGCCGCAGGCCAAGGTCTGGGCAGTTTATAACAAGAAAATTACCAATCCCCGTCAGATTAGCAATCCGATTGTGAGCGAGGATGAGACGCAAAGCCTTGCGATTGGGGAAAATTCGCTCGACGGGAAAATGCGTGAGGTTTTGGGTAACCACTACCAAGGTCATGTTGTTTTGAGTGCTTTGCCCGGTTTTCTCGCGCTTGCCGATGAACTGCCATACGACAGCCGCTTCGCGCCTCAGCGGGAGAAGTTTCTCAACAGGGTGAACGCAGAGGAGATGTTGGCATTCAGCGGGATTGCGGAATTCGGAGCATTGCTGAAGCGGGAAGTCCCAACCCAGGATCAGATTGCGCAGGCCAATATCAGGAAACTCCATCCTCCAATTGCGAAGGCTATTAATCATCTTGAGCAAGAGGCAGAGACGCAATTCGGCAGACCTGCCGACGAGCTGAGAAAGCAGCTCAAGAAATTGGGCCCTGAGCTTGGATTGATCGCCGACGATGCGTCGAAAGCCGTGAGCCGCCTGATCGATGAAGTGACGAACATTTGCATCAAGAATATGCGCAAGAAGATGTTGGAGGAAATTGACAAAGGTTTGAGCGATGATAGTGCGCTGAAGAAAAAAATTGAAGAGATATTAGCAGAAGAACAAGTCGGTTTAGCCAAGACAATCAACAGCAAAGTGCGTGCCGCCGCAGAAAATGCATATAAGTCGTGCAAGGAAGCGCTTCGGCTTGTTGAGAAATATCTCAAAGATGTTAACGCATTTAACAGTAAGATTTTTTCCCTGTCTTTCTCGCATGCCGTAGAGGTCAATACCAGCAGCGGCATAGACTGGATCGGGCTGACAACAGCGGCGGCGGCGGCAACCCTGCTGACCGGCGGAGTGGCTGCCATCATTGCGGGATTTGGTATATTGCTGGGTGCGATCCGCAGCATCTGGAATTTTTTCGACAGTGATTATCATAAGAGCCAACAGAAACAGGAATTGAACAAGAACCTCGATGAGATAAAACCGAAACTGCGTGAGAATGTGAAACAGGCTTTGCAGAAGGTCGAAACCGATCTCCGGACGCACATTCTTGGCGTAATCGACCCTTTGCAGTCTGTGGAAAGGAATTTCGAGGCAGCAGCCAATTCCGTAAGAGCCGCTGCCGGCGATTTGAAGTCTCTTGCCCAAAATCCCTCTAGGATTTGCCAATATGCCGAATCCGCTTCCTGA
- a CDS encoding ribonuclease J: MTFDSKRRRMAPNNRARNRNPRPRDDFDGSRPATIPVHGGGPTGPVPGKDEILFLPLGGCSRIGMNMALYGHAGKWLIVDAGVAFVGDEMPGIDSLMADPAFIEERMQDVVGLVVTHAHEDHIGAIHHLWPRLRCPIYASPFASHIIRDRLKEKGAHRAAKVQTFEIGDTLTIGPFRIETIAVTHSIPEPMSLAIRTAAGTVLHTGDWKFDPDPLIGRTTDVAALKRLGDEGLLAMMCDSTNADVPGSTGSEADARAGLIGAFANRSGAIAVTGFASNVARMTAVAEAAAAVGRKVVLVGRSMLRMEKAAQACGYLDHVPDFMDVREASWTPRDNLVFLCTGSQGEERAALSRLARNEHRDLWLEEGDTVIFSARTIPGNEEALAEIHEHLRGMGVEIVTPADAPVHVSGHPKRDDLARMYGLVRPRFAVPVHGTIEHMEAHARLARACGVERALVPEDGDILRIAKEGTRVIGRIEPRRLANTGRDLIPWVPPVTVDAKEERVAA, encoded by the coding sequence ATGACGTTTGATTCAAAGCGGCGCCGGATGGCGCCGAACAACCGCGCACGCAACCGCAACCCGCGTCCGCGAGATGACTTCGACGGCTCCCGCCCGGCGACCATTCCGGTCCATGGCGGCGGCCCCACCGGCCCAGTTCCGGGCAAGGACGAGATCCTGTTCCTTCCGCTGGGCGGCTGTTCCCGCATCGGCATGAACATGGCGCTCTATGGTCATGCCGGCAAATGGCTGATCGTCGATGCCGGCGTCGCCTTCGTCGGCGACGAGATGCCGGGGATCGACAGCCTGATGGCCGATCCGGCCTTCATCGAAGAGAGGATGCAGGACGTCGTCGGCCTGGTGGTGACCCACGCGCACGAGGACCATATCGGCGCGATCCACCATCTGTGGCCGCGCCTGCGCTGCCCGATCTATGCCAGCCCCTTCGCCTCGCACATCATCCGCGACCGGCTGAAGGAAAAGGGCGCCCACCGCGCCGCCAAGGTGCAGACCTTCGAGATCGGCGACACGCTGACCATCGGTCCCTTCCGGATCGAGACCATCGCCGTCACCCATTCGATCCCCGAACCGATGTCGCTGGCGATCCGCACGGCGGCCGGCACGGTGCTGCACACCGGCGACTGGAAGTTCGATCCCGATCCGCTGATCGGCCGGACCACCGATGTCGCCGCGCTGAAGCGCTTGGGCGACGAGGGGCTGCTCGCCATGATGTGCGACAGCACCAACGCCGACGTGCCCGGCTCGACCGGGTCGGAGGCCGACGCCCGCGCCGGCCTGATCGGCGCGTTCGCCAACCGCTCGGGCGCCATCGCGGTGACTGGCTTCGCCTCCAACGTCGCCCGCATGACCGCGGTGGCGGAAGCGGCGGCGGCGGTCGGGCGCAAGGTGGTGCTGGTCGGCCGCTCCATGCTGCGCATGGAAAAGGCGGCGCAGGCCTGCGGCTATCTCGACCATGTGCCGGACTTCATGGATGTCCGCGAGGCGTCCTGGACCCCGCGCGACAACCTCGTGTTCCTGTGCACCGGCAGCCAGGGCGAGGAGCGGGCCGCACTCAGCCGTCTGGCCCGCAACGAGCACCGCGACCTGTGGCTGGAAGAGGGCGACACCGTCATCTTCTCCGCCCGCACCATCCCCGGCAACGAGGAGGCTCTGGCCGAAATCCACGAGCATCTGCGCGGCATGGGCGTCGAGATCGTCACCCCGGCCGATGCGCCGGTCCATGTCTCCGGCCACCCCAAGCGCGACGACCTCGCCCGCATGTACGGGCTGGTCCGCCCGCGCTTTGCGGTTCCGGTCCACGGCACCATCGAACATATGGAAGCCCACGCCCGCCTCGCCCGCGCCTGCGGCGTCGAGCGTGCCCTGGTTCCGGAGGATGGCGACATCCTGCGCATCGCCAAGGAAGGCACCCGCGTGATCGGCCGCATCGAGCCCAGGCGGCTCGCCAATACCGGCCGGGATCTCATTCCCTGGGTGCCGCCAGTAACGGTGGACGCCAAGGAAGAGCGCGTCGCGGCCTGA
- a CDS encoding sensor domain-containing diguanylate cyclase — translation MAPDLVDSGILDTLFANNAAPILLIDPDRDGAIVDANPKAAAFYGHSRETLRSLHVWDINALGRSILPAMREIASWEGGHYPQRFHHRLADGSVRDVQVYAGPIVLAGRKLLLCIVHDLTAVIEAEQFNRLLLENVQVGVCGIDRAGNFTFVNPVAVRAFGFRHESEMTRGHIGCFLSHTGPAPTDPTSTALPPDSRTAGTEGAAAVLHPIFQVAETGEPARDIDATFLRGDGTAFPVRLTASPIRNHSGIVGVVMSFSDLTVEREREAQASDLANALPGAIFQAELHQGGALRACYFSSAATELLGLAPDSELTAPSILIPLMSLKGWARIRRSLRRAGRDGKVWEGELEIGPAESRRWLLGRAQPRRRADGTMVFNGVLLDITERKILEAELQRAAMHDPLTGAWNRRRFQQALAEAEARAERYGRPYVLALIDIDHFKRFNDTHGHQAGDDALRLVAGTLSARLRRSDALARWGGEEFALLLPETELATARQVLENLRHAVASQQMECGSSITVSIGAGQCLAGEDTYGLLQRVDAALYRAKDAGRNRVEQA, via the coding sequence ATGGCACCGGACTTGGTGGACAGCGGTATTCTCGACACACTGTTCGCGAACAATGCAGCCCCCATCCTGCTGATCGACCCCGACAGGGATGGGGCCATCGTCGATGCCAACCCCAAGGCTGCGGCCTTCTACGGCCACAGCCGCGAGACGCTGCGCAGCCTCCATGTCTGGGACATCAATGCGCTCGGGCGGTCGATCCTGCCGGCGATGCGGGAGATCGCATCCTGGGAGGGTGGCCATTACCCGCAGCGCTTTCACCATCGGCTCGCCGACGGATCCGTGCGCGACGTACAGGTCTATGCCGGCCCCATTGTGCTGGCCGGACGGAAGCTGCTGCTGTGCATCGTCCACGACCTGACCGCCGTGATCGAGGCCGAGCAATTCAACCGCCTGCTGCTGGAAAATGTGCAGGTCGGTGTCTGTGGCATCGACCGCGCCGGAAACTTCACCTTCGTCAATCCGGTTGCCGTCCGCGCCTTCGGCTTCCGCCATGAAAGCGAGATGACCCGCGGGCATATCGGGTGTTTCCTGTCCCACACCGGTCCGGCCCCAACCGACCCGACCTCCACCGCCCTGCCCCCGGACAGCCGCACAGCCGGGACGGAGGGAGCGGCGGCGGTTCTCCACCCCATCTTCCAGGTGGCCGAAACCGGGGAGCCGGCGCGGGACATCGATGCCACATTCCTCCGCGGCGACGGCACAGCATTCCCGGTCCGCCTGACCGCCAGCCCGATCCGCAACCACAGCGGCATCGTCGGCGTGGTGATGAGCTTCTCCGACCTGACGGTGGAACGCGAGCGCGAGGCCCAAGCCAGCGATCTGGCCAACGCCCTGCCGGGCGCGATCTTCCAGGCCGAGCTTCATCAGGGAGGCGCCCTGCGCGCCTGCTATTTCAGCTCCGCCGCCACGGAGCTGTTGGGCTTGGCTCCCGACTCCGAACTCACCGCCCCAAGCATCCTGATCCCGCTGATGAGCCTGAAGGGCTGGGCCAGGATCCGCCGCAGCCTGCGGCGGGCAGGACGGGACGGCAAGGTCTGGGAAGGAGAATTGGAGATCGGTCCCGCCGAGTCCCGGCGCTGGCTGCTGGGACGCGCCCAGCCGCGGCGTCGCGCCGACGGCACCATGGTCTTCAACGGCGTTCTGCTGGACATCACCGAGCGTAAGATCCTGGAGGCCGAACTGCAGCGGGCGGCGATGCACGATCCACTGACAGGGGCCTGGAACCGCCGCCGCTTCCAGCAGGCGCTTGCCGAAGCCGAAGCCAGGGCGGAACGCTACGGCCGACCCTATGTCCTCGCGCTGATCGACATCGACCACTTCAAGCGTTTCAACGACACGCACGGGCATCAGGCGGGCGACGATGCCCTCCGTCTGGTCGCCGGCACCCTTTCCGCCCGGCTGCGCCGCTCCGATGCGCTCGCCCGCTGGGGCGGCGAGGAGTTCGCCCTGCTGCTGCCGGAAACCGAACTGGCAACCGCCCGGCAGGTTCTCGAAAATCTCCGGCACGCCGTCGCGTCGCAGCAGATGGAGTGCGGAAGCTCCATCACCGTCAGCATCGGCGCCGGACAGTGCCTGGCTGGCGAAGACACCTACGGCCTGCTCCAGCGTGTCGATGCCGCGCTGTACCGGGCCAAGGATGCCGGCCGGAACCGCGTCGAGCAGGCATGA
- a CDS encoding efflux RND transporter permease subunit, which translates to MSKFFIDRPVFAWVIAIVIMMAGALAILQLPVEQYPKIAPPTVSITASYPGASAKTLEDTVTQVIEQKMTGLDHFRYMSSNSDSSGNVTITLTFEPEANPDIAQVQVQNKLQLATPLLPQEVQQRGIQVSKAGNDFLLVVGFVSSDGRLSQGDISDYVTSNLQDTLSRVEGVGDITVFGPQHAMRIWLDPDALNNFALTTTDVSNAVKTQNAQVSAGQLGGAPAVPGQQINATISAQSRLQTPEQFGAILLRVNPDGSQVRLRDVARIEIGSETYEINAAYNGKPAAGIGIKLATGANALDTAAAVKARVAELQPFFPEGIEVIYPFDTTPFVQLSIEEVIKTLFEAIVLVFVVMYLFLQNFRATLIPTIAVPVVLLGTFGVLSLFGFSINVLTMFGMVLAIGLLVDDAIVVVENVERVMSEEGLPPREATRKSMDQITGALVGIALVLSAVFVPMAFFGGSAGAIYRQFSLTIVSAMALSVLVALVLTPALCATILKPVAVGHGHAKRGFFGLFNRGFDASSRVYVRGVRGAVNRLGRYFVAYLLILGGLGYLFLQMPSSFLPTEDRGQLFVLWSAPPNASAERTAETAKAVTTYLLEQEKDSVEGLFSIVGFNFSGRGQNAGMAFVRLKDWSERPLPSQKPQAIAGRAMGALSRLKDAVVFAFLPPSVPGLGNATGFDLQLVDRGGLGHDRLMQARNQLLGMAAQNPKLVGVRPNGLEDTPQFKLDVDREKASALGLSLSDINTTLSAAWGSSYVNDFIDQGRVKKVYLQADAPYRMQPSDIDRWYVRNSSNQMVPFSAFTTAQWIYGSPKLERYNGSASINIQGAPAPGISSGEAMAEMEAMMQKLPPGIGYEWTGLSYEERLSGSQAPALYALSMIFVFLCLAALYESWSVPVSVILVVPLGVIGAVVAATLRSLPSDVYFQVGLLTTIGLSAKNAILIVEFAKSLYDQGMELKDAAVEACRQRLRPIIMTSLAFILGVLPLAISTGAGSESQNAIGVGVMGGMISATVLAILFVPVFFVAVYRLFVRRRPNQGAVPHPAAGD; encoded by the coding sequence ATGTCCAAATTCTTCATCGACCGGCCGGTCTTCGCCTGGGTCATCGCCATCGTCATCATGATGGCCGGCGCCCTGGCGATCCTGCAACTGCCCGTCGAACAATATCCGAAGATCGCACCGCCGACGGTGTCGATCACCGCCAGCTATCCCGGCGCTTCGGCCAAGACGCTGGAGGACACGGTCACCCAGGTCATCGAACAGAAGATGACCGGGCTCGACCATTTCCGCTACATGTCCTCCAACAGCGACTCCTCCGGCAACGTCACCATCACGCTGACCTTCGAGCCGGAGGCCAATCCCGACATCGCCCAGGTCCAGGTGCAGAATAAGCTGCAGCTGGCGACTCCCCTGCTGCCGCAGGAAGTCCAGCAGCGCGGCATTCAGGTGTCGAAGGCCGGCAACGACTTCCTGCTGGTGGTCGGTTTCGTGTCGAGTGACGGGCGCCTCAGCCAGGGCGACATCTCCGACTACGTCACCTCCAATCTGCAGGACACGCTGAGCCGCGTCGAAGGTGTCGGCGACATCACCGTCTTCGGTCCGCAGCATGCCATGCGCATCTGGCTCGATCCCGACGCGCTGAACAACTTCGCGCTGACGACCACCGACGTCTCCAACGCGGTCAAGACCCAGAACGCCCAGGTATCCGCCGGCCAGCTCGGCGGCGCGCCGGCGGTGCCGGGCCAGCAGATCAACGCCACCATCAGCGCCCAGTCGCGCCTGCAGACGCCCGAGCAGTTCGGCGCCATTCTTCTGCGCGTCAACCCCGACGGATCCCAGGTGCGGCTGCGCGACGTGGCGCGGATCGAGATCGGGTCCGAAACCTACGAGATCAACGCCGCCTATAACGGCAAGCCGGCGGCGGGCATCGGCATCAAGCTGGCGACCGGCGCCAACGCGCTCGACACTGCCGCCGCGGTCAAGGCGCGGGTGGCGGAACTGCAGCCCTTCTTCCCGGAGGGCATCGAGGTCATCTATCCTTTCGACACGACCCCCTTCGTTCAGCTGTCGATCGAAGAGGTGATCAAGACGCTGTTCGAGGCCATCGTCCTCGTCTTCGTCGTGATGTATCTGTTCCTGCAGAATTTCCGCGCGACGCTGATCCCGACCATCGCCGTGCCGGTGGTGCTGCTCGGTACTTTCGGCGTGCTGTCGCTCTTCGGCTTCTCGATCAACGTGCTGACGATGTTCGGCATGGTGCTGGCCATCGGCCTGCTGGTGGACGACGCCATCGTCGTCGTCGAGAACGTCGAGCGCGTGATGAGCGAGGAGGGGCTGCCCCCGCGCGAGGCGACGCGCAAGTCGATGGACCAGATCACCGGCGCACTGGTCGGCATCGCGCTGGTGCTGTCGGCGGTGTTCGTGCCGATGGCCTTCTTCGGCGGGTCGGCCGGCGCCATCTACCGCCAGTTCTCGCTGACCATCGTATCGGCGATGGCGCTGTCGGTGCTGGTCGCCCTGGTGCTGACGCCGGCGCTCTGCGCCACCATCCTGAAGCCCGTCGCAGTCGGTCATGGGCATGCGAAGAGGGGTTTCTTCGGCCTGTTCAACCGTGGCTTCGACGCCAGCAGCCGGGTCTATGTCCGCGGCGTGCGCGGTGCGGTGAACCGGCTGGGCCGCTATTTCGTCGCCTATCTGCTGATCCTCGGCGGGCTGGGCTACCTGTTCCTGCAGATGCCGTCCTCCTTCCTGCCGACGGAGGACCGCGGCCAGCTGTTCGTGCTGTGGTCGGCCCCGCCGAACGCCAGCGCGGAGCGCACGGCAGAGACAGCCAAGGCTGTCACCACCTATCTCCTGGAACAGGAGAAGGACAGCGTCGAGGGCCTGTTCTCCATCGTCGGCTTCAACTTCTCAGGCCGCGGCCAGAATGCGGGCATGGCCTTCGTCCGGCTGAAGGACTGGAGCGAGCGTCCCCTGCCGTCGCAGAAGCCGCAGGCCATCGCGGGCCGGGCGATGGGGGCGCTGTCGCGGCTGAAGGATGCGGTGGTCTTCGCCTTCCTGCCGCCGTCGGTCCCCGGCCTCGGCAACGCCACCGGTTTCGATCTGCAGCTGGTCGACCGCGGCGGATTGGGTCATGACCGGCTGATGCAGGCGCGCAACCAGCTGCTGGGCATGGCGGCGCAGAACCCGAAGCTGGTCGGCGTCCGCCCCAATGGCCTGGAGGACACGCCGCAGTTCAAGCTGGATGTCGACCGCGAGAAGGCGAGCGCGCTCGGCCTGTCGCTCAGCGACATCAACACGACGCTGTCGGCGGCCTGGGGCTCGTCCTACGTCAACGACTTCATCGACCAGGGCCGGGTGAAGAAGGTCTATCTGCAGGCCGACGCGCCCTACCGCATGCAGCCGAGCGACATCGACCGCTGGTACGTGCGCAATTCCAGCAACCAGATGGTCCCCTTCTCCGCCTTCACGACGGCGCAGTGGATCTACGGTTCGCCGAAGCTGGAGCGCTACAATGGCTCGGCGTCGATCAACATCCAGGGGGCTCCCGCGCCGGGCATCAGCTCGGGCGAGGCGATGGCCGAGATGGAGGCGATGATGCAGAAGCTGCCTCCGGGCATCGGCTACGAGTGGACCGGCCTGTCCTACGAGGAGCGGCTGAGCGGCTCGCAGGCGCCGGCGCTCTATGCCCTGTCGATGATCTTCGTCTTCCTCTGCCTGGCGGCACTCTATGAGAGCTGGTCGGTGCCGGTGTCGGTCATCCTGGTGGTGCCGCTGGGCGTCATCGGCGCGGTCGTCGCGGCAACGCTGCGCAGCCTGCCGAGCGACGTCTACTTCCAGGTCGGCCTGCTGACAACCATCGGACTGTCGGCGAAGAACGCCATCCTGATCGTGGAGTTCGCCAAGTCGCTCTACGACCAGGGCATGGAGCTGAAGGACGCGGCGGTCGAGGCCTGCCGTCAGCGTCTGCGGCCGATCATCATGACGTCGCTGGCCTTCATCCTCGGCGTTCTGCCGCTGGCGATCAGCACCGGCGCCGGGTCGGAAAGCCAGAACGCCATCGGTGTCGGCGTGATGGGCGGCATGATCTCCGCCACCGTGCTGGCGATCCTGTTCGTGCCGGTCTTCTTCGTCGCGGTCTACCGTCTGTTCGTCCGCCGCCGTCCCAACCAGGGGGCGGTGCCGCACCCGGCGGCAGGGGACTGA
- a CDS encoding efflux RND transporter periplasmic adaptor subunit → MFRSNSFMTLAAAAAMVAVLAGCNQQKQAAGQPQAGGPPEVSVITIGPQRLTVATELPGRTAAYRVAEIRPQVSGIVLKRLFREGSDVKAGDQLYQIDPATYEASLASAQADVQKAEANLQAARNKAARYSDLVKNSVVSKQDFDDVQASLKQNEAQVASAKAAYNLASINLNYTKVFAPISGRIGKSAVTEGALVTSNQATALATIQQFDPIYVDVTQTASQLMKLRDDMASGRIRPAEPGKIPVTLFLNSNGDDTPYPAKGELQFSDVTVDAGTSSVQLRAVFPNQNRELLPGLFVRARVEQGVAENAITVPQAAVTRGPDGTARVWVVGADNKVAQRTIKTERAVGNVWLVSDGLAAGDRVVVEGLQKVKPGAEVKPVPAQNALAALPEKAASAR, encoded by the coding sequence ATGTTCAGATCCAACTCATTCATGACGTTGGCCGCGGCTGCTGCGATGGTCGCGGTGCTCGCCGGTTGCAACCAGCAGAAGCAGGCGGCCGGCCAGCCCCAGGCCGGCGGTCCGCCGGAGGTGTCGGTCATCACCATCGGGCCGCAGCGCCTGACCGTGGCGACCGAGCTGCCAGGCCGCACTGCCGCCTATCGGGTGGCTGAAATCCGCCCGCAGGTCAGCGGCATCGTGCTGAAGCGCCTGTTCCGCGAGGGCAGCGACGTCAAGGCCGGCGACCAGCTCTACCAGATCGACCCCGCCACCTACGAAGCGTCGCTGGCGAGCGCCCAGGCCGACGTGCAGAAGGCCGAGGCGAACCTCCAGGCTGCACGCAACAAGGCGGCGCGCTATAGCGATCTGGTCAAGAACAGCGTGGTCAGCAAGCAGGACTTCGACGATGTCCAGGCATCGCTGAAGCAGAACGAGGCGCAGGTCGCCTCCGCCAAGGCCGCCTACAACCTTGCCAGCATCAATCTGAATTACACCAAGGTCTTCGCCCCGATCTCCGGCCGCATCGGCAAGTCGGCGGTGACGGAAGGCGCCCTGGTCACCTCCAACCAGGCGACGGCGCTGGCGACCATTCAGCAGTTCGATCCGATCTATGTCGACGTGACGCAGACCGCCTCGCAGCTGATGAAGCTGCGCGACGATATGGCGAGCGGTCGCATCCGCCCGGCGGAGCCCGGCAAGATTCCGGTGACGCTGTTCCTGAACAGCAACGGCGACGACACCCCCTATCCGGCGAAGGGTGAACTCCAGTTCTCCGATGTGACGGTGGATGCGGGCACCAGTTCCGTCCAGCTGCGCGCGGTCTTCCCCAACCAGAACAGGGAGCTGCTGCCCGGCCTTTTCGTCCGCGCCCGCGTCGAGCAGGGCGTCGCCGAGAACGCCATCACGGTCCCGCAGGCGGCTGTGACCCGCGGACCGGACGGCACCGCCCGCGTCTGGGTGGTGGGTGCCGACAACAAGGTGGCCCAGCGCACCATCAAGACCGAACGGGCGGTCGGCAATGTCTGGCTGGTGTCGGACGGTCTGGCGGCGGGCGACCGGGTGGTCGTCGAAGGCTTGCAGAAGGTCAAGCCGGGTGCCGAGGTGAAGCCGGTGCCGGCCCAGAACGCCCTCGCCGCGCTGCCTGAAAAGGCTGCTTCGGCCCGCTGA
- a CDS encoding TetR/AcrR family transcriptional regulator, which yields MPDTGLDEKGVDYGAGTGARGHARCRALLDAAAALFVEKGYAGTSLSDILRVAGGSRTTLYAHFGDKDGLFRAMMDEYCARVLDGMAPDTLAFDGPTGSVSEQSVDPEERLVRIALHIMHALTEQQTTAILRTLISEGARIPDLAETFVRVGPERIRDRMAGCLRELAAAGRIRVADADVAAQSFCGMVTGNLLMERLILPDRPVDMPAVEAYVRASVSLFLRGTAPPRDAS from the coding sequence ATGCCCGATACGGGGCTGGATGAAAAGGGGGTGGACTACGGTGCCGGAACGGGCGCGCGGGGACACGCGCGCTGCCGGGCGCTGCTGGATGCCGCGGCGGCGCTGTTCGTCGAGAAGGGTTATGCCGGAACGTCGCTCAGCGACATATTGCGGGTCGCCGGCGGATCGCGCACGACTCTCTATGCCCATTTCGGCGACAAGGACGGCCTGTTTCGCGCCATGATGGATGAATATTGCGCCCGGGTGCTGGACGGCATGGCACCGGACACCCTCGCCTTCGATGGCCCCACCGGCAGCGTTTCGGAGCAGAGTGTCGATCCGGAGGAGCGGCTGGTCCGCATTGCCCTGCATATCATGCATGCGCTGACGGAACAGCAGACGACGGCGATCCTGCGCACCCTGATTTCCGAAGGCGCCCGCATTCCCGACCTCGCCGAAACCTTCGTCCGCGTCGGTCCGGAACGCATCCGCGACCGGATGGCCGGCTGTCTGCGCGAACTGGCCGCGGCTGGACGGATCCGCGTTGCCGACGCCGATGTGGCGGCACAGTCCTTCTGCGGCATGGTGACCGGCAACCTCCTGATGGAGCGGTTGATCCTGCCCGACCGGCCGGTCGATATGCCGGCGGTGGAGGCCTATGTGCGAGCCAGCGTCAGCCTGTTCCTGCGCGGCACCGCCCCGCCCCGGGACGCCTCCTGA
- a CDS encoding universal stress protein, translating to MPKDIVVFIEADEERAGRLAYAAALARSWQAHLIATFVANRLELTPGSSFARGGGLEAMLRRHQTATRHAATESRTLFERIVADTGVSGEWRLSNHEDGETLMLHARHASLAIVGPPLRPARPARLLSLSEDVIFASGRPTLLLPAGWPSHRIGRRIVVGWNGSREAATAIALSMPFLIAAEVVHLVVVPEARPNGLLGGDPGADMSRHLARNGVEVVLEQRSGTDAGTVLLDHAREVDADLLVIGAYGRPRISEFVFGGTTRTVLAKANTPILLSR from the coding sequence ATGCCAAAGGACATCGTCGTTTTCATCGAGGCTGATGAGGAGCGGGCCGGACGGCTCGCCTATGCCGCCGCCCTGGCGCGAAGCTGGCAGGCCCACCTGATCGCCACCTTCGTCGCCAACCGGTTGGAACTGACGCCCGGCAGCAGCTTCGCCCGCGGCGGTGGACTGGAAGCGATGCTGCGCCGGCATCAGACCGCCACCCGCCACGCGGCGACGGAATCGCGGACGCTGTTCGAACGCATCGTCGCCGACACCGGCGTCAGCGGCGAATGGCGCCTGTCCAATCATGAGGATGGCGAGACGTTGATGCTCCATGCGCGCCATGCCAGCCTCGCCATCGTCGGGCCGCCGCTGCGGCCGGCCCGGCCGGCACGGCTGCTCAGCCTGTCGGAGGATGTGATCTTCGCCTCCGGCCGGCCCACCCTGCTTCTGCCGGCTGGCTGGCCGTCGCACCGTATCGGCCGGCGCATCGTTGTCGGCTGGAACGGCAGCCGAGAGGCGGCGACGGCCATCGCGCTCTCCATGCCCTTCCTGATCGCGGCGGAGGTGGTTCATCTGGTCGTGGTGCCAGAAGCACGGCCGAACGGCTTGCTCGGCGGCGATCCGGGGGCCGACATGTCCCGCCACCTGGCCCGCAACGGGGTCGAGGTGGTGCTTGAGCAGCGTTCCGGCACCGATGCCGGCACCGTGCTGCTGGACCATGCGCGCGAGGTCGATGCCGATCTGCTGGTGATCGGCGCCTATGGCCGGCCGCGGATCAGCGAGTTCGTCTTCGGCGGGACGACCCGGACCGTTCTGGCCAAGGCGAACACGCCGATCCTGCTGTCGCGATGA